Genomic DNA from Fimbriimonas ginsengisoli Gsoil 348:
GATGGTGGCAAGAATTCCAAATTTGATGATTGATCGGCTCATTCCAACTCCTAATGGCCTCGACGTCGCAATTTTAGGGCGAGAGCCGGAATGCCGCGCTCATTATCTGCCGCTACGTTGCCGCGTGCGTGGGTTACACGTTAAATGGCGATTACTTACCACCAAATGTGGATTTGGACGAGTGATCCGCTCCGCTTGGGTAGGCGGAGACCTAGAATGCTTGCATGGATCGCTACCACCGGATCGACCTCGGCAGCCCGCCGCAGGTTCGCCGCCTCGGATTTATGCACTTCGAGGAAGGGGAGCGAAGGTGGCAGATTCCCGCGGATCAGTGGCATCTGATGATGCCGGATCACGGCGGGGTGGTTCAATTCGGCCGCCTGCTGCTTCCGTTCGAGGGAGGCTCGGTTCTGCTCCTTCCTCCCCGCGCGGTTGTCCGGCTCTCGTTCGACGATCCCTCGCTCAGCGGGCACTGGTTCTGCCTCTTCAGTCCGACGGAGGATGCGCCGTTTCCGGTAGCCATCGCGACGAGCAGCAATCTCGGCTTGGAATACCACTGGTGGCGGGATCGGTTTACCTATCTTTCGGCCTGGTCCCACATCACCGAATCCCACCGGACTCCCCACGTTTGGTCGCTGCTGTGGCGAGTCGCCCGCCCCATCGAAGAGATCCGGCTGAACCCTTACGTGAAGATGGCCGAAACGTTGATGCGAGAACGGATGTCGACGTCCATCCGGATCGACGAGCTCTGCGAGGAGATGCAAGTCTCGCAAAGCCATCTGAATCGGCTGTTTCTGGACGAGCATGGCGTAGGGCCCAAGCGATTCTTGCTCGACCTCCGCGTCTCTCGCGCCGTGAGCCTCTTACGGTCGACGACCAAGCCGGTCAAGGAGATCGCCGCCATGGTCGGTATCCCCGACATTCAGCAGTTCAATAAAACGATGCGCACTTCCGTCGGCCTCTCTCCCACCGCCATCCGCTACAACGCCGCCGCGCCCGCCGACTTCACAGCGGCAACCCCGGAACTCGGCCTGGCTCCGGAGAAAAGGCCGGCCTACGGCGATAGGTCCATGCTGAAAGACGCAAGCCCTTCGTCGCCGGCATAGCATGCAGTGGCTTTACCTGGATTTTAGCAATTACGCCCAGAGCCGGAACTTGCGCCAGACTATCCGGCTTTAGAAAGATATAGCCGAGAGCCGGTTGTCTTACTGGGACAATTACGGCCATCGCGCACGTGGGGCGGGTAACGTCATTGGCAAAGCTCCGACGGCACTCCGGCGTCCAGAAATTACATGAGAGCGACAATGGCCGATATCGCTCGGGAAACCGGGCTCACGCTCGGGACGGTTTCGCGGGCTCTGAACGAACAGCGAAAGTATTCGATCGCTCCTGAGACGCGAGAGCGCGTCCTTGAGGCGGCGAATCGTCTCGGATTCCGACCGAACTTTATCGGTCGTGCGTTGGCGGCCGGCAGCTCTTCGCTGGTCGTATATCTCAGCCCGTCCCCCTTTGCCCCTTACTATGCGGAGATCGGCCGATTTCTATCCGGCCAAGCCGCCCGTAGCGGTCTGACGCTCATCAACGGCGGTGACCTTACCGGCGAGGGTCGGCTGGCCATTCGGGCGAGCGACTGGCTATACGGCGCCGACGCAATAGTGGTGTGCGACTACCGGCACACCTTGGAGCCGTACATCTCGGAGGGGTTGCGGCTAAAGATTCCCGTCATCGAGTTAGGGACCCATCGGCACCTGAAAGGCGATTTCGTAGGCATCAATTTGTATGCCGCCTCGACGCAGTTGATGGAGCATATGTTGGCGCAAGGGTGCCGCCGCATCGGCATCGTTTCGTCCCACGGAACGACCGAGGAAGACCTGCGAATGAAGGCATATATGGATGCCTTGCGCGCTCACCGCATTGCTCCAATCAAAATCTGGTGTCCCGATCACACCCGTATCTCCGGTCGCGAAGCGATCTTGGAGTTCTACGGGAATGGCAACTCTGTCGACGGTCTCTTTTGCCAAAACGACCAGATCGCGGTGGGCGCGTATCGCGGCCTGACGGAGCTCGGCGTAGGCGTCCCAGACGACGTCTTGTTAGCCGGCTGCGACGG
This window encodes:
- a CDS encoding helix-turn-helix domain-containing protein; this translates as MDRYHRIDLGSPPQVRRLGFMHFEEGERRWQIPADQWHLMMPDHGGVVQFGRLLLPFEGGSVLLLPPRAVVRLSFDDPSLSGHWFCLFSPTEDAPFPVAIATSSNLGLEYHWWRDRFTYLSAWSHITESHRTPHVWSLLWRVARPIEEIRLNPYVKMAETLMRERMSTSIRIDELCEEMQVSQSHLNRLFLDEHGVGPKRFLLDLRVSRAVSLLRSTTKPVKEIAAMVGIPDIQQFNKTMRTSVGLSPTAIRYNAAAPADFTAATPELGLAPEKRPAYGDRSMLKDASPSSPA
- a CDS encoding LacI family DNA-binding transcriptional regulator, coding for MADIARETGLTLGTVSRALNEQRKYSIAPETRERVLEAANRLGFRPNFIGRALAAGSSSLVVYLSPSPFAPYYAEIGRFLSGQAARSGLTLINGGDLTGEGRLAIRASDWLYGADAIVVCDYRHTLEPYISEGLRLKIPVIELGTHRHLKGDFVGINLYAASTQLMEHMLAQGCRRIGIVSSHGTTEEDLRMKAYMDALRAHRIAPIKIWCPDHTRISGREAILEFYGNGNSVDGLFCQNDQIAVGAYRGLTELGVGVPDDVLLAGCDGLEDTLYQYVPISTIAQPLEQVCEIAWSMLRSRTENREAAGRVEEVSATFVARASTLRPR